A genomic stretch from Pseudomonas alkylphenolica includes:
- a CDS encoding NUDIX hydrolase, with product MSKTIRIAAALLLDPQGRTLLVRKRGTQAFMQPGGKIEADEQPVSALARELFEELGLQIDPQDADYLGQFSAPAANEPGYEVQAELFQVHTSMPVEPGAEIEEVVWVSARKQLTLELAPLTRDLILPLYRRLTSQPA from the coding sequence ATGAGCAAAACCATCCGCATCGCCGCCGCGCTCCTGCTCGATCCGCAAGGCCGCACCCTGCTGGTACGCAAACGCGGCACCCAGGCCTTCATGCAGCCTGGCGGCAAGATCGAGGCCGATGAGCAACCGGTCAGCGCCCTGGCCCGTGAGCTGTTCGAAGAGCTTGGCCTGCAGATCGATCCGCAAGACGCCGACTACCTCGGCCAGTTCAGTGCCCCAGCAGCCAACGAGCCGGGTTATGAGGTCCAGGCCGAGCTGTTTCAGGTGCACACGTCGATGCCCGTCGAGCCTGGCGCAGAGATCGAAGAGGTGGTCTGGGTCTCGGCCCGCAAGCAACTGACACTTGAGCTAGCGCCGCTGACCCGGGACTTGATTCTGCCCCTGTACCGGCGTTTAACTAGCCAGCCTGCCTGA
- the metR gene encoding transcriptional regulator MetR, translating into MLEIRHLKTLHALREADSLVEAAERLHLTQSALSHQFKELEERLGMQLFMRKTKPIRFTSAGLRLLQLADATLPLLRGAERDIARLAGGTAGRLHMAIECHSCFQWLMPTIDQFRDAWPEVELDLASGFAFAPLPALARGDLDLVVTSDPLELAGLTYVPLFTYEAMLAVANQHPLASKPYIVPDDIASETLITYPVERDRLDIFTRFLEPADVEPAQVRTAELTVMMMQLVASGRGVCGMPHWALHEYSSRGYVKGKRLGEKGLFATLYAAVRTDMLDAPYMRDFLLTAKDTSFSTLDGVSAVR; encoded by the coding sequence GTGCTGGAAATTCGCCACCTGAAAACCCTGCACGCCCTGCGCGAAGCCGACAGCCTGGTTGAAGCCGCCGAACGGCTGCACCTGACCCAGTCGGCCCTGTCTCACCAGTTCAAGGAACTGGAAGAACGCCTGGGGATGCAGCTGTTCATGCGCAAGACCAAGCCGATCCGCTTCACCAGCGCCGGCCTGCGTTTGCTGCAACTGGCCGATGCCACCCTGCCCTTGCTGCGCGGCGCCGAACGCGACATCGCGCGCCTGGCCGGCGGTACCGCCGGACGCCTGCACATGGCCATCGAATGCCACAGCTGCTTCCAGTGGCTGATGCCGACCATCGACCAGTTCCGCGACGCCTGGCCGGAAGTCGAGCTGGACCTGGCCTCAGGCTTCGCCTTTGCCCCACTGCCGGCCCTGGCGCGCGGTGACCTGGACCTGGTGGTGACCTCCGACCCGCTGGAACTGGCGGGCCTGACCTATGTACCGCTGTTCACCTACGAAGCCATGCTCGCGGTGGCCAACCAGCACCCGTTGGCCAGCAAGCCCTACATCGTGCCGGACGATATCGCTAGCGAGACGCTGATCACCTACCCGGTGGAACGGGATCGCCTGGATATCTTCACCCGTTTCCTCGAGCCCGCCGACGTGGAACCGGCACAGGTACGCACGGCGGAGCTGACGGTGATGATGATGCAGTTGGTGGCCAGCGGCCGCGGGGTTTGCGGCATGCCGCACTGGGCCCTGCATGAGTACAGTTCACGCGGTTATGTGAAAGGCAAACGTCTGGGCGAGAAAGGCCTGTTCGCCACGCTGTATGCGGCAGTGCGCACCGATATGCTCGATGCGCCGTACATGCGCGACTTCCTGCTGACCGCCAAGGACACGTCGTTCTCCACCCTTGACGGTGTCAGCGCAGTGCGCTGA
- a CDS encoding LysE family translocator translates to MIPAHEWLLFTGAALLMVLTPGPNMIYLISRSICQGRMAGITSLVGVVAGFLVHMTAAAVGLTALFMAVPLGYDLLKWAGAAYLLWMAWQAVKPGARSPFEARELSPDSPAKLVMMGFLTSVLNPKVAMFYLSILPQFISPEHGSLLAQSLMLGLTQITVSFSVNLLIALFAAGLSAWFVRYPLWLMVQRYVMGFVLAGLALRLVQEQRKLA, encoded by the coding sequence ATGATCCCCGCTCACGAATGGTTGCTGTTCACCGGTGCCGCTTTGTTGATGGTCCTGACCCCGGGGCCCAACATGATCTATCTGATTTCACGTTCGATCTGCCAGGGCCGCATGGCCGGGATCACCTCGCTGGTGGGCGTGGTCGCCGGTTTTCTGGTGCACATGACGGCCGCAGCAGTGGGTTTGACCGCCTTGTTCATGGCCGTGCCGCTGGGCTATGACCTGCTCAAGTGGGCAGGCGCCGCGTACCTGCTGTGGATGGCCTGGCAAGCAGTCAAACCCGGAGCGCGTTCGCCTTTCGAAGCCCGTGAGTTGAGTCCGGACTCCCCGGCGAAACTGGTGATGATGGGCTTTCTGACCAGTGTGCTGAATCCCAAGGTAGCGATGTTTTACCTGTCGATCCTGCCGCAGTTCATCTCCCCGGAGCATGGCTCGCTGCTGGCCCAGAGCCTGATGCTGGGGCTGACCCAGATCACCGTGAGCTTTTCGGTGAACCTGCTGATCGCCTTGTTCGCCGCCGGGCTGTCGGCCTGGTTCGTACGTTACCCGCTGTGGCTGATGGTGCAGCGTTATGTGATGGGCTTCGTCCTGGCCGGTCTTGCGCTGCGGCTGGTGCAGGAGCAGCGCAAACTGGCCTGA
- a CDS encoding DEAD/DEAH box helicase translates to MNLPALNHPELAAFHPAVRTWFQRRFPTVTAAQAQAWPLIRRGQSLLVAAPTGSGKTLTAFLAILDELFEQGLASGQLPDQTQVVYVSPLKALSNDIQINLQAPLAGINEALVEQGSEPLAIRTAVRSGDTPQKERNAMRRQAPHILVTTPESLYVLLGSDSGRQGLASVHTVIVDEIHALAGNKRGSHLTLSLERLQALCGRPLRRIGLSATQRPVERVAEFLVGKGRDCAIVDIGHARTRDLALEVPPVPLDAVMATDVWGLVYDRLAVLAREHRTTLIFVNTRRLAERLTRHLSERLGAQAVAAHHGSLAKEHRLDAEQRLKRGELQVLVATASLELGIDIGEVELVCQIGSPGSIAAFLQRVGRAGHQVEGTPKGRLFPLSRDDLIECTALLDCVRRGELDLLQIPRAPLDVLAQQIVAEVSCQPWQEQALYDCLRQAMPYAELDQTHYQALLRMLAEGFNGRQGVRSAYLHRDAVNSSLRGRRGSQLTALTSGGTIPDNADYAVLLEPQGLNIGSVNEDFAVESIAGDIFQLGNTAYRILRVESGKVRVEDAKGLPPSIPFWLGEAPGRSDELSFAVARLQGEIDRRLSESAGQLQDALSWLQEEVGLDPGSAEQLLDYLARTRQVLGALPSQQTLIMERFFDASGGTQLIIHSPFGSRINRAWGLALRKRFCRTFNFELQAAASEDAIVLSLSTSHSFVLDDVWRYLSSNNAESVLIQALLDAPLFGVRWRWNAGVALALPRFVGGRKVAPQIQRMKSEDLIAAVFPDQIACLENIVGERQIPDHPLVEQTLDDCLHQAMDCEGWLALLRRIEQGQINLISRDLPAPSPLAAAILNARPYTFLDDAPLEERRTQAVQRRRWSDAQNSDDLGALDSEAIRAVQAEAWPTPARGDEMHEALMSLACISQDEVTANPGWLAWLEELRAAGRACCLQLDADQSLWLARERQVLLRAIYPTAQMTPDLAALAGFDQPIEREAALVEVLRARLSGFGPLTLEQIAGPLHLSAGDLEQALVRLEAEGYVMRGYFCPGQQSLQWCERHLLARIHRYTVKRLRREIEPVSLQDFMRFLFDWQHLAPGTHLQGPAALSEVLGKFEGYPAAATAWESDLLPSRISDYSPRWLDESCRAGKHVWARLAPGAASTTLRSTPLVLLPRAQLNLWRTFGPALDSSELSLRAQRVHTALSEHGALFFDELLSDAHLLPTELENALQELVAAGLVSADSFAGLRALITPASKRQNRSHRRGRGALFGGMDDAGRWALLRKTPTADSRDASLEHVARTLLRRYGVICWRLLEREADWLPSWRELLRCYHRLEARGEIRGGRFINGLAGEQFALPEAVALLREVRRRPVDGGLVAISASDPLNLIGTLLPGNKVPALSGNRLLFRDGLPVATLIAGNVQLLLEVELAQQGELRERLIREPGRQR, encoded by the coding sequence ATGAACCTACCTGCCCTGAACCACCCGGAACTGGCGGCATTCCACCCTGCGGTGCGTACCTGGTTCCAGCGCCGCTTCCCGACCGTGACCGCCGCTCAGGCGCAAGCCTGGCCGCTGATCCGCCGCGGCCAGTCGCTGCTGGTGGCGGCCCCCACAGGTTCAGGCAAGACCCTCACCGCCTTTCTGGCAATCCTCGATGAGCTGTTCGAACAGGGCCTGGCCAGCGGCCAATTGCCCGACCAGACCCAGGTGGTCTACGTCTCGCCCCTCAAGGCACTGTCCAACGATATCCAGATCAACCTGCAGGCACCGCTGGCGGGTATCAATGAAGCATTGGTTGAACAGGGCAGTGAGCCGCTGGCGATACGCACGGCAGTGCGCAGCGGCGATACCCCGCAGAAGGAACGCAACGCCATGCGCCGTCAGGCGCCGCATATTCTGGTGACCACGCCCGAATCACTGTATGTGCTGCTCGGCTCCGACTCCGGACGCCAGGGCCTGGCCAGTGTGCACACGGTGATCGTTGACGAGATCCATGCCCTGGCCGGCAACAAGCGCGGCAGCCACCTGACCCTCAGCCTTGAACGTTTGCAGGCCCTGTGTGGCCGACCGTTGCGCCGTATTGGCCTGTCGGCCACACAGCGCCCGGTCGAACGGGTGGCCGAGTTTCTGGTCGGCAAGGGCCGGGACTGTGCGATTGTCGACATCGGCCATGCCCGCACCCGCGACCTGGCCCTGGAAGTGCCGCCCGTGCCACTGGACGCGGTCATGGCTACCGATGTCTGGGGTCTGGTGTATGACCGTCTGGCCGTGCTGGCCCGCGAGCACCGCACCACCCTGATATTCGTCAATACCCGCCGTCTGGCCGAGCGCCTGACCCGGCACCTGAGCGAACGCCTGGGCGCGCAGGCTGTAGCCGCACATCATGGCAGCCTGGCCAAGGAGCACCGCCTGGATGCCGAGCAGCGCCTCAAGCGTGGCGAGCTACAGGTACTGGTGGCCACAGCTTCGCTGGAACTGGGGATCGATATCGGCGAAGTCGAATTGGTCTGCCAGATCGGCTCGCCTGGCTCCATCGCCGCCTTCCTGCAACGGGTCGGGCGTGCCGGGCATCAGGTCGAGGGCACGCCCAAAGGCCGCCTGTTTCCACTGTCTCGGGATGATCTGATCGAATGCACGGCGCTGCTCGACTGTGTGCGCCGTGGCGAGCTGGATCTGCTGCAGATTCCCCGGGCGCCACTGGATGTCCTGGCCCAGCAGATCGTTGCCGAAGTCAGCTGCCAACCCTGGCAGGAGCAGGCGCTGTACGACTGCCTGCGACAGGCCATGCCCTATGCCGAACTGGACCAGACGCATTACCAGGCCCTGCTGCGCATGCTCGCCGAAGGCTTCAATGGTCGCCAGGGTGTGCGTAGCGCCTACCTGCACCGCGATGCCGTCAATAGCAGCCTGCGCGGGCGCCGCGGTAGTCAGCTGACCGCGCTGACCAGCGGCGGCACCATCCCGGACAACGCCGACTATGCGGTGCTGCTTGAACCCCAGGGGTTGAACATCGGCAGCGTCAATGAAGATTTTGCCGTGGAGAGCATTGCCGGCGACATCTTTCAGCTGGGCAACACCGCTTACCGCATCCTGCGGGTGGAAAGCGGCAAGGTGCGCGTCGAGGATGCCAAAGGCTTGCCACCGAGCATCCCGTTCTGGCTGGGTGAGGCGCCGGGGCGCAGCGATGAACTGTCGTTCGCGGTCGCCCGCCTGCAAGGCGAGATCGACCGACGCCTGAGCGAATCTGCCGGTCAATTGCAGGACGCACTCAGCTGGCTGCAGGAAGAGGTCGGCCTTGACCCAGGCAGCGCTGAACAACTGCTCGACTATCTGGCCCGAACCCGCCAGGTACTGGGGGCCCTGCCCTCACAACAAACCCTGATCATGGAACGTTTCTTCGACGCCTCCGGCGGCACCCAGCTGATCATCCACAGCCCTTTTGGCAGCCGCATCAATCGCGCCTGGGGCCTGGCCTTGCGCAAGCGCTTTTGCCGCACCTTCAATTTCGAACTGCAGGCCGCCGCCAGCGAAGATGCCATTGTTCTGTCACTGTCCACCAGCCACAGCTTTGTGCTGGACGACGTGTGGCGCTATCTGTCGAGCAACAACGCTGAATCGGTACTGATCCAGGCCTTGCTCGATGCGCCGTTGTTCGGCGTGCGCTGGCGCTGGAATGCAGGTGTGGCGCTGGCCTTGCCGCGCTTTGTCGGCGGGCGCAAGGTGGCGCCGCAGATCCAGCGGATGAAAAGCGAAGACCTGATTGCCGCGGTGTTCCCCGACCAGATCGCCTGCCTGGAAAACATCGTCGGCGAACGGCAGATCCCGGATCACCCGCTGGTCGAGCAGACCCTCGACGACTGCCTGCACCAAGCCATGGACTGTGAAGGCTGGCTGGCCTTGCTGCGGCGCATCGAACAAGGGCAGATCAACCTGATCAGCCGTGACCTGCCGGCGCCATCACCGCTGGCCGCGGCGATTCTCAATGCCCGGCCCTATACCTTTCTCGATGATGCACCGCTGGAAGAACGACGTACCCAGGCGGTACAGCGTCGACGCTGGAGTGATGCGCAAAACAGCGATGACCTCGGCGCCCTGGATAGTGAGGCCATTCGCGCAGTGCAAGCCGAAGCCTGGCCAACGCCTGCGCGCGGCGATGAAATGCACGAGGCACTGATGAGCCTGGCCTGCATCAGCCAGGATGAAGTGACAGCCAACCCCGGCTGGCTGGCGTGGCTTGAGGAGCTACGGGCAGCAGGTCGGGCCTGCTGCCTGCAACTCGACGCAGACCAGTCCCTGTGGCTGGCCCGCGAGCGTCAGGTGCTCCTGCGCGCAATCTATCCCACTGCACAGATGACACCGGACCTTGCGGCGCTTGCCGGGTTCGACCAGCCGATCGAGCGCGAGGCCGCACTGGTGGAAGTGCTGCGCGCACGCCTGAGCGGTTTCGGTCCACTGACGCTGGAACAGATTGCCGGGCCTTTGCACTTGTCCGCTGGTGATCTCGAACAAGCCCTGGTACGGCTTGAGGCAGAAGGTTACGTGATGCGCGGCTACTTCTGTCCGGGTCAACAGAGCCTGCAATGGTGCGAGCGCCACCTGCTGGCGCGCATCCATCGCTACACGGTCAAACGCCTGCGGCGCGAGATCGAGCCGGTCAGCCTGCAGGATTTCATGCGTTTTCTGTTCGACTGGCAGCACCTCGCACCGGGCACTCACCTGCAAGGTCCGGCAGCGCTGAGCGAAGTGCTGGGCAAGTTCGAGGGCTATCCGGCAGCGGCCACCGCCTGGGAGAGCGATCTGCTGCCCAGCCGGATCAGCGACTACAGCCCGCGCTGGCTGGACGAGAGCTGTCGCGCCGGCAAACATGTGTGGGCACGCCTGGCCCCCGGCGCAGCCAGCACCACCCTGCGCAGCACACCGCTGGTGCTGCTGCCACGCGCGCAACTTAACCTGTGGCGTACATTCGGCCCGGCCCTGGACAGCAGCGAACTGAGCCTGCGCGCGCAACGGGTGCACACAGCGCTGAGCGAACACGGTGCATTGTTTTTCGATGAACTGCTCAGCGATGCCCACCTGCTCCCCACTGAACTGGAAAACGCCTTGCAGGAGCTGGTGGCCGCAGGCCTGGTCAGCGCCGACAGCTTCGCCGGCCTGCGTGCGCTGATCACCCCGGCGAGCAAGCGGCAGAACCGTAGCCATCGTCGTGGCCGCGGCGCCCTGTTCGGTGGCATGGACGATGCCGGGCGCTGGGCGCTGCTGCGAAAAACCCCGACAGCCGATAGCCGTGATGCCAGCCTGGAACACGTCGCCCGCACCCTGTTGCGCCGTTACGGTGTGATCTGCTGGCGGCTGCTGGAGCGCGAGGCCGACTGGCTGCCGAGCTGGCGCGAACTGCTGCGTTGCTACCATCGCCTGGAAGCCCGCGGCGAAATCCGTGGCGGGCGGTTCATCAACGGCCTGGCAGGTGAACAGTTCGCCCTGCCCGAAGCCGTGGCGCTGTTGCGCGAAGTTCGCAGGCGCCCCGTGGACGGCGGCCTGGTCGCCATCAGTGCCAGCGATCCGTTGAACCTGATCGGCACCCTGCTACCGGGCAACAAGGTGCCAGCGCTGAGCGGTAATCGGCTGCTGTTTCGGGATGGCCTGCCGGTCGCCACGCTGATTGCCGGCAACGTGCAGCTACTCCTTGAGGTGGAACTGGCTCAGCAAGGCGAACTGCGCGAGCGCCTGATACGCGAGCCAGGACGCCAGCGCTGA